Proteins encoded by one window of Actinocorallia herbida:
- a CDS encoding RNA polymerase-binding protein RbpA yields the protein MASGSAIRGSRVGAGPMGEAERGEAAPRVIISFYCANKHETRPSFASDCQVPETWDCPRCGLPAGTDSANPPAAPKNEPYKTHLAYVKERRSDADGQAILDEALGKLRERRRLVQAAMAAAARN from the coding sequence GTGGCTAGTGGCAGTGCCATTCGCGGCAGCAGGGTAGGCGCCGGCCCGATGGGCGAGGCGGAGCGCGGCGAGGCCGCCCCTCGCGTCATCATCAGCTTCTACTGTGCCAACAAGCACGAGACCCGGCCCAGCTTCGCCAGCGACTGCCAGGTCCCCGAGACCTGGGACTGCCCGCGGTGCGGCCTGCCCGCCGGCACGGACTCCGCGAACCCGCCCGCGGCCCCCAAGAACGAGCCCTACAAGACCCACCTCGCCTACGTGAAGGAGCGCCGCTCCGACGCCGACGGCCAGGCCATCCTCGACGAGGCCCTCGGCAAGCTCCGTGAGCGCCGCCGTCTCGTCCAGGCCGCCATGGCGGCCGCGGCCCGCAACTAG
- a CDS encoding VOC family protein yields the protein MGLKLAAVTVDCAEPRSLARWWADALGGEIVADYEVYVAVAGAGGVLSFQKVPAPTPGKNRIHVDFGAADRTAEVARLIALGAVEVGTHTFGDLTWTVLADPDGNRFCVSEESSGG from the coding sequence ATGGGACTGAAGCTGGCGGCGGTGACCGTGGACTGCGCGGAGCCGAGGAGCCTGGCGCGGTGGTGGGCCGACGCGCTGGGCGGGGAGATCGTCGCGGACTACGAGGTCTACGTGGCGGTGGCCGGGGCCGGGGGAGTGCTCAGCTTCCAGAAGGTCCCGGCGCCGACACCGGGCAAGAACCGGATCCATGTGGACTTCGGGGCCGCCGACCGGACGGCGGAGGTAGCCCGGCTCATCGCGCTCGGCGCCGTCGAGGTCGGCACGCACACCTTCGGGGACCTCACCTGGACGGTCCTGGCCGATCCCGACGGCAACCGGTTCTGTGTCTCGGAGGAGTCTTCCGGCGGATGA
- a CDS encoding dihydrolipoyl dehydrogenase family protein, which yields MAEEADVVVVGLGPGGENAAGLLAEAGLSVTAVEAGLVGGECPYYGCVPTKMMVRAADALGEARRVPHFAGRAEVTADFGVAAKRVREQATDDWNDKVAADRLTGKGVTLVRGYGVLTGPREVTVGDRVIRGRKGVLVNPGTAPLVPPIDGLAGTPFWTNRDAVKATEAPVSLIVLGGGAIGVELAQVFARFGTKVTVVEGSERLVAPLEPEAGDLLRKVFEAEGITVHTGARASRVGHDGAEFTLELGGRTVRAERLLVATGRKTDLERLGVAAVGLDPKARSIPVDGRMRAGDGLWAIGDATGKGAFTHVSMYQSAIAVRDILGQDGPEADYHALPHVTFTDPEIGGVGLTEARAREAGIEVRTATTDIGASTRGWIHEAEGFVKLVADGDHLVGAAVAGPYGGEILGFLALAVQARVPVETLKHMIYAYPTFHRAIEATVAEL from the coding sequence ATGGCTGAAGAGGCGGATGTCGTGGTCGTCGGGCTGGGGCCCGGTGGGGAGAACGCGGCGGGGCTGCTCGCGGAGGCGGGGCTCTCGGTGACGGCGGTGGAGGCCGGGCTGGTCGGCGGCGAGTGCCCGTACTACGGGTGCGTGCCGACGAAGATGATGGTCCGGGCCGCGGACGCGCTGGGCGAGGCGCGCCGGGTCCCGCACTTCGCCGGACGGGCCGAGGTCACCGCCGACTTCGGGGTCGCCGCGAAGCGGGTCAGGGAGCAGGCCACCGACGACTGGAACGACAAGGTCGCGGCCGACCGCCTCACCGGAAAGGGCGTCACCCTGGTGCGCGGGTACGGCGTGCTGACGGGGCCTCGCGAGGTCACCGTCGGCGACCGGGTGATCCGGGGCCGCAAGGGCGTCCTGGTGAACCCGGGCACGGCGCCGCTCGTCCCGCCCATCGACGGGCTCGCTGGCACCCCCTTCTGGACCAACCGCGACGCCGTCAAGGCCACCGAGGCCCCGGTGTCGCTGATCGTGCTGGGCGGCGGCGCGATCGGCGTCGAGCTGGCGCAGGTCTTCGCGAGGTTCGGCACGAAGGTGACCGTCGTCGAAGGCTCGGAAAGGCTCGTCGCCCCCTTGGAGCCGGAGGCGGGGGACCTGCTGCGCAAGGTCTTCGAGGCCGAGGGGATCACCGTGCACACCGGCGCCCGGGCGTCGCGGGTGGGCCACGACGGCGCGGAGTTCACCCTGGAGCTCGGCGGCCGGACCGTCCGGGCCGAGCGCCTGCTGGTCGCCACGGGCCGTAAGACCGACCTGGAGCGCCTCGGGGTCGCCGCCGTGGGGCTCGATCCCAAAGCGCGCTCCATCCCCGTCGACGGCCGGATGAGGGCCGGAGACGGCCTGTGGGCCATCGGCGACGCCACGGGCAAGGGCGCGTTCACGCACGTGTCGATGTACCAGTCGGCGATCGCGGTCCGCGACATCCTCGGCCAGGACGGCCCCGAGGCCGACTACCACGCGCTCCCGCACGTCACCTTCACCGATCCGGAGATCGGCGGGGTCGGGCTGACCGAGGCCAGGGCGCGGGAGGCGGGGATCGAGGTGCGCACCGCGACCACCGACATCGGCGCGTCCACCCGGGGCTGGATCCACGAGGCCGAGGGGTTCGTCAAGCTCGTGGCCGACGGCGACCACCTCGTCGGCGCCGCCGTCGCCGGCCCGTACGGCGGCGAGATCCTGGGCTTCCTGGCCCTCGCCGTCCAGGCCCGGGTCCCGGTGGAGACCCTCAAGCACATGATCTACGCCTACCCGACGTTCCACCGGGCGATCGAGGCGACGGTCGCCGAGCTCTGA
- a CDS encoding GlxA family transcriptional regulator, which yields MSKVVFLLLPGIHLLDLAGPAQVFSSASELGFGYDLHYVAERPRVPSHQGLPLAAGTSWPDLGPDDLVLVPGWHGTSPVGADAARRLAAHHAGGGTVASVCAGADALGRAGLLDGRRCTTHHALQDALARRYPKATVVRDILYVADDRVVTSAGIASGTDLALHLLAERHGPAAAARVARSMVVYVRRNGDEPQASVMLAHRAHLSDAVHRVQDLIDARFAEPLTLAGLAAHAGVSPRTLTRRFTAATGLTPLRYQQLLRAEHAERLIARGGTVEAAAHAVGFQDARMLRRLRARGGGADTRLEEEPGASGSAFRRRGTGFPVP from the coding sequence ATGTCGAAGGTCGTGTTCCTGCTGCTGCCGGGCATCCATCTGCTGGACCTCGCGGGACCCGCGCAGGTCTTCTCCTCGGCGTCCGAACTCGGCTTCGGCTACGACCTGCACTACGTCGCCGAGCGGCCGCGGGTGCCCTCGCACCAGGGGCTCCCGCTGGCCGCCGGGACCAGCTGGCCCGATCTCGGTCCCGACGACCTGGTGCTGGTCCCCGGCTGGCACGGCACGAGCCCCGTCGGGGCGGACGCGGCCCGCCGTCTCGCGGCGCACCACGCGGGCGGCGGGACCGTCGCGAGCGTCTGCGCCGGGGCCGACGCGCTGGGCAGGGCGGGCCTGCTCGACGGCCGCCGCTGCACCACCCACCACGCGCTCCAGGACGCCCTGGCCCGGCGGTATCCGAAGGCCACGGTCGTCCGGGACATCCTCTACGTCGCCGACGACCGGGTGGTGACGTCGGCGGGGATCGCCAGCGGCACCGACCTCGCGCTGCACCTCCTGGCCGAGAGGCACGGGCCCGCCGCGGCGGCGCGGGTGGCCCGATCGATGGTCGTCTACGTGCGCCGCAACGGTGACGAGCCGCAGGCCAGCGTCATGCTCGCGCACCGCGCGCACCTGTCCGACGCCGTCCACCGGGTGCAGGACCTCATCGACGCACGCTTCGCCGAGCCGCTGACGCTCGCCGGCCTCGCCGCGCACGCCGGGGTCAGCCCGCGCACCCTGACCCGCCGCTTCACCGCCGCGACCGGCCTCACCCCGCTGCGCTACCAGCAGCTCCTGCGCGCCGAGCACGCCGAGCGGCTGATCGCCCGGGGCGGCACGGTCGAGGCGGCGGCCCATGCCGTGGGCTTCCAGGACGCCCGCATGCTCCGCCGGCTGCGCGCCCGCGGGGGCGGGGCGGACACCCGTCTGGAGGAGGAGCCGGGCGCGTCAGGATCGGCATTCCGGAGGAGGGGAACGGGATTCCCCGTTCCCTAG
- a CDS encoding histidine phosphatase family protein produces the protein MELTLIRHGQSTGNVAREAAILAGADALGLGERDSDIPLTPLGERQAAAVGGYLAGRPPPTLVLSSPYVRALETARIALATAGFPPDLRIDERLRDRDLGAFAGLTPSGIRLGHPEEHARQAFLGKFYHRPPGGESWTDVALRLRSLLAELPSDGRVLIATHDAVIVLFRYIVEGLTEAEVMEIEKETIGNASVSHWREGTRVLYNDASFLD, from the coding sequence ATGGAGCTGACGCTGATCCGGCACGGGCAGAGCACGGGCAACGTCGCACGCGAGGCGGCGATCCTCGCGGGCGCCGACGCCCTGGGCCTCGGCGAGCGCGACTCCGACATCCCGCTCACCCCGCTGGGCGAGCGGCAGGCCGCCGCGGTCGGCGGGTACCTCGCCGGGCGCCCGCCGCCGACGCTCGTGCTGTCCTCGCCGTACGTGCGCGCCCTGGAGACCGCGCGGATCGCGCTCGCCACCGCGGGGTTCCCCCCGGACCTGCGGATCGACGAGCGGCTGCGCGACCGCGACCTCGGCGCGTTCGCCGGGCTCACCCCCTCGGGGATCCGGCTCGGCCACCCCGAGGAGCACGCCAGGCAGGCGTTCCTCGGCAAGTTCTACCACCGGCCGCCCGGCGGGGAGTCCTGGACCGACGTGGCCCTGCGGCTGCGCTCGCTGCTCGCCGAGCTCCCCTCCGACGGCAGGGTCCTCATCGCCACGCACGACGCGGTGATCGTGCTCTTCCGGTACATCGTCGAGGGCCTGACGGAGGCCGAGGTGATGGAGATCGAGAAGGAGACGATCGGCAACGCCTCGGTCTCGCACTGGCGCGAAGGGACCCGCGTCCTCTACAACGACGCGTCCTTTCTCGACTGA
- the secG gene encoding preprotein translocase subunit SecG: MILATSIVLIITSLLLIVLVLLHKGKGGGLSDMFGGGISSSLGGSSVVERNLDRLTIATGVIWFAAIVVLGFLYKAKGL; the protein is encoded by the coding sequence GTGATTCTTGCAACCTCGATCGTGCTGATCATCACGAGCCTGCTCTTGATCGTGCTCGTGCTGCTGCACAAGGGCAAGGGCGGAGGCCTGTCGGACATGTTCGGCGGCGGCATCTCCTCCTCGCTCGGCGGATCATCGGTCGTCGAGCGCAACCTGGACCGTCTCACGATCGCCACCGGAGTGATCTGGTTCGCCGCCATCGTGGTACTCGGCTTTCTGTACAAGGCCAAGGGCCTGTAG
- a CDS encoding MaoC family dehydratase yields MRTFTDLAEFAAAVGEELGHSEWQEITQEQVNTFADATGDHQWIHIDPERAATESPFGTTIAHGYLTLSLVTSHVAQTFAVESLTMVVNFGLNKVRFHTPVPVGAKVRARAVLMDLKNSPAGKLGTLKVTMEIDGQRRPACVAEVLALYRDN; encoded by the coding sequence ATGCGCACGTTCACCGATCTTGCGGAGTTCGCCGCGGCCGTCGGCGAGGAACTCGGCCACAGCGAGTGGCAGGAGATCACCCAGGAGCAGGTGAACACCTTCGCCGACGCCACGGGTGACCACCAGTGGATCCACATCGACCCCGAGCGGGCCGCGACCGAGAGCCCGTTCGGCACCACCATCGCGCACGGCTACCTGACCCTGAGCCTCGTCACCTCCCACGTCGCGCAGACCTTCGCCGTCGAGTCCCTGACGATGGTGGTGAACTTCGGCCTGAACAAGGTCCGCTTCCACACCCCCGTCCCCGTCGGCGCCAAGGTCCGCGCCAGGGCCGTCCTCATGGACCTCAAGAACTCCCCCGCCGGCAAGCTCGGCACCCTCAAGGTCACCATGGAGATCGACGGCCAGCGCCGCCCCGCCTGCGTCGCCGAAGTTCTGGCCCTCTACCGCGACAACTAG
- a CDS encoding NAD(P)/FAD-dependent oxidoreductase, translating to MAFVNGAVSHWFSETGLPSPAPRLPGSIQADVCLVGAGYTGLWTAYYLKKARPDLRIVVLEKEFAGFGASGRNGGWVVGELAGSGAAYAERFGRDSVIRLQHAMFDAVAEVVRVAAKEGVDADLVQDGLVTVARNRAQRWRMRQEIAHARAWGWGGDDLRLIEPGERIRVAGAVDAMYTPHCARVQPAKLVRGLARIVQNLGVELYEGTEVTALRPRTITSSAAALTPYGRVTAEYVIRATEGFTAAFRPLHRDWLPMNSSMIVTEPLPPDVLAETGWRGAELLGDMAHYYMYAQRTADGRIAFGGRGKPYRYGSRIDDAGRTHERTIRQLHAMLADFFPAAARVPVAHAWSGVLAVPRDWCSTAALDRRSGLGHAGGYTGHGVATTNLAGRTLRDLVLDERTELTDLPWVGWHVRPWEPEPLRWLGVHLMYGLYKRADARERGLRRTSKIAKVADLISGR from the coding sequence ATGGCTTTCGTGAACGGCGCGGTGTCCCACTGGTTCAGCGAGACGGGACTGCCCTCCCCCGCGCCACGGCTGCCCGGCTCGATCCAGGCCGATGTCTGCCTGGTCGGCGCGGGGTACACGGGCCTGTGGACCGCCTACTACCTCAAGAAGGCGCGGCCGGATCTGCGGATCGTCGTCCTGGAGAAGGAGTTCGCGGGGTTCGGGGCGTCCGGGCGCAACGGCGGCTGGGTCGTCGGCGAGCTGGCCGGGTCGGGCGCCGCGTACGCCGAGCGGTTCGGGCGGGACTCCGTCATCCGGCTCCAGCACGCGATGTTCGACGCGGTCGCCGAGGTCGTGCGGGTCGCGGCGAAGGAGGGCGTCGACGCCGACCTCGTCCAGGACGGCCTGGTGACGGTCGCGCGCAACCGGGCGCAGCGCTGGCGGATGCGGCAGGAGATCGCGCACGCGCGGGCCTGGGGCTGGGGCGGGGACGACCTCCGCCTGATCGAGCCGGGCGAGCGGATCCGGGTCGCCGGGGCCGTCGACGCCATGTACACCCCGCACTGCGCCCGGGTGCAGCCCGCCAAGCTGGTGCGCGGGCTCGCCAGGATCGTCCAGAACCTCGGCGTGGAGCTGTACGAGGGCACCGAGGTCACCGCGCTGCGGCCCAGGACCATCACCTCCTCGGCCGCCGCGCTCACCCCGTACGGACGGGTGACCGCCGAGTACGTCATCCGGGCCACCGAGGGGTTCACCGCGGCGTTCCGGCCGCTGCACCGCGACTGGCTGCCGATGAACAGCTCGATGATCGTCACCGAGCCGCTGCCCCCGGACGTCCTGGCCGAGACGGGGTGGCGGGGCGCGGAACTGCTCGGCGACATGGCGCACTACTACATGTACGCGCAGCGCACGGCGGACGGCAGGATCGCCTTCGGCGGCCGCGGCAAGCCCTACCGGTACGGCTCGCGCATCGACGACGCGGGCCGCACCCACGAGCGCACGATCCGCCAGCTGCACGCCATGCTCGCCGACTTCTTCCCCGCGGCCGCGCGCGTGCCCGTCGCACACGCCTGGTCGGGGGTGCTCGCGGTGCCGCGCGACTGGTGCTCGACCGCCGCGCTGGACCGGCGCAGCGGCCTCGGCCACGCCGGCGGGTACACCGGCCACGGCGTCGCCACCACCAACCTCGCCGGCCGCACCCTGCGCGACCTCGTGCTGGACGAGCGGACCGAGCTCACCGACCTGCCCTGGGTCGGCTGGCACGTGCGGCCCTGGGAGCCGGAGCCGCTCCGCTGGCTCGGCGTCCACCTCATGTACGGCCTCTACAAGCGCGCCGACGCGCGCGAGCGCGGCCTGCGCAGGACGTCGAAGATCGCCAAGGTCGCCGACCTGATCTCCGGCCGCTGA
- a CDS encoding DUF6295 family protein, producing the protein MCTYHTEFAELEGSAKGKDGWFSVTRAAVYVDHPYHAPLDHSVNIDFTAPELGPAARVAVELTEESARALVAAIEAALAAAPPGLAASPAKS; encoded by the coding sequence ATGTGCACCTATCACACCGAGTTCGCCGAACTGGAGGGCAGCGCCAAGGGCAAGGACGGATGGTTCTCCGTCACCCGCGCCGCCGTCTACGTCGACCACCCGTACCACGCGCCGCTGGACCACTCGGTGAACATCGACTTCACCGCGCCCGAGCTCGGGCCGGCCGCCCGGGTGGCGGTGGAGCTGACCGAGGAGTCCGCGCGCGCCCTCGTCGCGGCGATCGAGGCGGCGCTCGCCGCCGCGCCCCCCGGCCTCGCGGCGAGCCCCGCGAAGTCCTGA
- a CDS encoding dienelactone hydrolase family protein: MNQTIDSADAFTSGTIPIPGHQGDEIEAYLARPLAAAPRGGVIVLHHMPGYDEGSKEIVRRFAARGYNAIMPNLHYRDAPGADPDDAAAASRANGGVPDERLVGDAAGAAARLRGLPNANGRVGVIGYCSGGRQAFLAACSLDLDAAVDCYGAFVTAHSPDGYPVVVPPVVGLAKDLACPLLGLFGADDKFPAPSETAELSAVLTELGKEFEFHTYEGAGHAFFSVNRPAYRPEAAVSGWARVFDFYGRHLHTR; encoded by the coding sequence ATGAACCAGACCATCGACTCCGCAGACGCGTTCACCTCGGGCACGATCCCGATCCCCGGCCATCAGGGCGACGAGATCGAGGCCTACCTGGCCCGTCCCCTGGCGGCCGCGCCGCGCGGCGGCGTGATCGTGCTGCACCACATGCCCGGGTACGACGAGGGAAGCAAGGAGATCGTGCGCAGGTTCGCCGCGCGCGGCTACAACGCGATCATGCCGAACCTGCACTACCGGGACGCGCCGGGCGCCGACCCGGACGACGCCGCGGCGGCCAGCCGGGCGAACGGGGGCGTCCCGGACGAGCGGCTCGTCGGGGACGCCGCGGGCGCCGCCGCCCGCCTGCGGGGCCTGCCGAACGCCAACGGCAGGGTCGGCGTCATCGGCTACTGCTCGGGCGGCCGCCAGGCGTTCCTCGCGGCCTGCTCCCTCGATCTGGACGCCGCGGTGGACTGCTACGGCGCGTTCGTCACCGCCCACTCGCCCGACGGCTACCCCGTCGTCGTCCCGCCCGTCGTGGGGCTGGCGAAGGACCTGGCGTGCCCGCTGCTCGGCCTGTTCGGCGCCGACGACAAGTTCCCCGCGCCGAGCGAGACCGCCGAGCTGTCCGCGGTCCTCACCGAGCTGGGCAAGGAGTTCGAGTTCCACACCTACGAGGGCGCGGGCCACGCGTTCTTCTCGGTGAACCGTCCGGCCTACCGCCCGGAGGCCGCGGTGTCGGGCTGGGCGCGCGTGTTCGACTTCTACGGGCGGCACCTGCACACCCGGTAG
- a CDS encoding GNAT family N-acetyltransferase encodes MISTAAAPAVIRPGASGLTTRPLGPGDQAEVVAMHERCSMASRRLRYFSAKPKLPQRLFDVFCDRSRGLSLAVDDESGRVIALGHMMYDGASGAAELAFLVEDAWQNRGIGRRLTELLVELGRAEGLAELRASVFSENARMRKLLTALGGRTRRTEDPAVLEIVLDLRGAEAAAA; translated from the coding sequence ATGATTTCCACAGCCGCGGCGCCCGCCGTGATCCGGCCCGGGGCGTCCGGGCTCACCACACGTCCGCTGGGTCCGGGGGACCAGGCCGAGGTGGTGGCGATGCACGAGCGGTGCTCCATGGCGAGCCGCCGGCTTCGCTACTTCAGCGCGAAGCCGAAGCTGCCGCAGCGCCTGTTCGACGTGTTCTGCGACAGGTCCCGGGGGCTGTCCCTGGCCGTCGACGACGAGTCGGGGCGGGTCATCGCGCTCGGCCACATGATGTACGACGGCGCCTCGGGGGCGGCGGAGCTGGCCTTCCTCGTCGAGGACGCGTGGCAGAACCGGGGGATCGGCCGCCGGCTGACCGAGCTGCTGGTCGAACTGGGCCGCGCCGAGGGGCTCGCGGAGCTGCGCGCGAGCGTGTTCAGCGAGAACGCCAGGATGCGCAAGCTCCTCACCGCGCTCGGCGGCCGGACCCGGCGGACCGAGGACCCCGCGGTCCTGGAGATCGTGCTGGACCTGCGCGGGGCCGAAGCCGCCGCTGCGTAA
- a CDS encoding cysteine hydrolase family protein codes for MTRAHLVIDVQESFRALPSWEVISEPKIADRVGELVAGARERGDLVVWILHAAAGSGTAFDPALGLVRPLDELAPLPDEPVLTKTAHNAFTTTGLHKLLTERGITEVSVSGIRTEQCVETTARVASDLGFAVLFVTEATATHPLGAPGTPPDASAADLLADPRTLPAAEVIRRTEYALSGRFARIATIADAIG; via the coding sequence ATGACCCGAGCACACCTCGTCATCGACGTCCAGGAGTCCTTCCGCGCGCTGCCGTCCTGGGAGGTGATCTCCGAGCCCAAGATCGCCGACCGGGTCGGCGAACTCGTCGCGGGCGCCAGGGAGAGGGGCGACCTCGTCGTCTGGATCCTGCACGCCGCGGCCGGCTCGGGCACCGCCTTCGACCCGGCCCTCGGCCTCGTCCGCCCGCTGGACGAGCTGGCGCCGCTGCCGGACGAGCCCGTCCTCACCAAGACCGCGCACAACGCCTTCACCACCACCGGCCTGCACAAGCTGCTCACCGAGCGGGGGATCACCGAGGTCTCGGTCAGCGGCATCCGCACCGAGCAGTGCGTGGAGACCACCGCGCGGGTCGCGTCCGACCTCGGCTTCGCCGTGCTGTTCGTCACCGAGGCGACCGCCACCCATCCGCTGGGCGCCCCCGGCACCCCGCCCGACGCCTCCGCGGCCGACCTGCTGGCCGACCCCCGGACGCTCCCGGCCGCGGAGGTCATCCGCAGGACCGAGTACGCCCTGTCCGGAAGGTTCGCGCGGATCGCCACCATCGCGGACGCCATAGGCTGA
- a CDS encoding phosphoglycerate kinase: MKTVDELDVRGKKVLVRTDLNVPLDGAKITDDGRIRASLPTIRQLVEKGARVVVVAHLGRPKGEPKPEFSLGPVAGRLAELLGQGVAFASDTVGESAKAVVAALGDGEVALLENLRFNAGETSKDDAERGAFADRLAALADVYVGDGFGAVHRKHASVYDVPRRLPHAAGGLIATEVGVLKKLTKDVARPYAVVLGGSKVSDKLGVIDNLLETADRILIGGGMVFTFLKAQGHEVGKSLLEEDQIPVVLDYLARAEAKGVEFVLPVDIVAATAFAADADHAVVAADAIPADRLGLDIGPESGKLFASRLADAKTVFWNGPMGVFEMEPYSHGTRAVAQGLLDSAAFTVVGGGDSAAAVRTLGFDENAFSHISTGGGASLEYLEGKTLPGLEALED, from the coding sequence ATGAAGACTGTCGACGAGCTCGACGTGCGCGGTAAGAAGGTGCTGGTCCGGACGGACCTGAACGTGCCGCTCGACGGCGCGAAGATCACCGATGACGGGCGGATCCGGGCGAGCCTGCCCACGATCCGGCAGCTCGTGGAGAAGGGCGCGCGGGTCGTCGTCGTGGCGCACCTGGGCCGCCCCAAGGGCGAGCCGAAGCCCGAGTTCTCCCTCGGCCCGGTCGCCGGGCGCCTCGCCGAGCTGCTCGGCCAGGGCGTGGCGTTCGCCTCCGACACCGTCGGAGAGTCGGCCAAGGCCGTCGTGGCGGCGCTGGGCGACGGCGAGGTCGCGCTGCTGGAGAACCTGCGGTTCAACGCGGGCGAGACCAGCAAGGACGACGCCGAGCGCGGCGCGTTCGCCGACAGGCTCGCCGCTCTCGCGGACGTCTACGTCGGCGACGGCTTCGGCGCGGTGCACCGCAAGCACGCCTCGGTCTACGACGTGCCCCGCCGCCTCCCGCACGCGGCCGGCGGCCTCATCGCCACCGAGGTCGGCGTGCTGAAGAAGCTCACCAAGGACGTCGCCCGGCCTTATGCGGTCGTGCTCGGCGGCTCCAAGGTCTCCGACAAGCTCGGCGTCATCGACAACCTGCTGGAGACCGCCGACCGCATCCTCATCGGCGGCGGCATGGTCTTCACCTTCCTCAAGGCCCAGGGCCACGAGGTCGGCAAGTCCCTCCTCGAAGAGGACCAGATCCCGGTCGTCCTCGACTACCTCGCGCGCGCCGAGGCCAAGGGCGTCGAGTTCGTCCTGCCCGTCGACATCGTCGCCGCGACCGCCTTCGCCGCGGACGCCGACCACGCCGTCGTCGCCGCGGACGCGATCCCCGCCGACCGGCTCGGCCTGGACATCGGCCCCGAGTCGGGCAAGCTGTTCGCCTCCCGGCTCGCCGACGCCAAGACGGTCTTCTGGAACGGCCCGATGGGCGTGTTCGAGATGGAGCCGTACTCCCACGGCACCCGCGCGGTCGCGCAGGGCCTGCTGGACTCGGCCGCCTTCACCGTCGTCGGCGGCGGCGACTCCGCGGCCGCGGTGCGCACCCTCGGGTTCGACGAGAACGCCTTCTCCCACATCTCCACCGGCGGCGGCGCCAGCCTCGAGTACCTCGAAGGCAAGACCCTGCCCGGTCTCGAAGCTCTGGAGGACTGA
- the tpiA gene encoding triose-phosphate isomerase: protein MARKPLMAGNWKMHNNHLEAILLVQKISFGLKDKDHEAVEVAVLPPFTDIRSVQTVVDADKLKLVYGSQDISAHDKGAYTGEISGSMLAKLGCTFATIGHSERRQYHGEDDALVNAKTKAALKNGLTPIVCVGEGLDVRKAGEQVPYTLAQVDGALEGLTAEQAKTVVIAYEPVWAIGTGEVATPEDAQEVCGAIRGRLAKLYDTDVAESVRVLYGGSMKSSNVAGIMAKPDVDGGLIGGAALDADEFVKICRYRDHSAVS from the coding sequence ATGGCCCGCAAGCCCCTCATGGCCGGCAACTGGAAGATGCACAACAACCACCTCGAGGCGATCCTGCTCGTGCAGAAGATCTCCTTCGGGCTCAAGGACAAGGACCACGAGGCGGTCGAGGTCGCCGTCCTGCCCCCGTTCACCGACATCCGCTCGGTGCAGACCGTCGTCGACGCCGACAAGCTCAAGCTGGTCTACGGCTCGCAGGACATCTCGGCGCACGACAAGGGCGCCTACACCGGCGAGATCTCCGGCTCGATGCTGGCCAAGCTCGGCTGCACCTTCGCCACCATCGGGCACTCCGAGCGCCGCCAGTACCACGGTGAGGACGACGCCCTGGTCAACGCCAAGACCAAGGCCGCGCTGAAGAACGGGCTGACCCCGATCGTCTGCGTCGGCGAGGGCCTGGACGTCCGCAAGGCGGGCGAGCAGGTGCCCTACACCCTCGCGCAGGTCGACGGGGCCCTGGAGGGCCTGACCGCCGAGCAGGCCAAGACCGTCGTCATCGCCTACGAGCCCGTCTGGGCGATCGGCACCGGCGAGGTCGCGACCCCCGAGGACGCCCAGGAGGTCTGCGGCGCGATCCGGGGCCGGCTGGCCAAGCTCTACGACACCGACGTGGCCGAGTCCGTGCGCGTCCTGTACGGCGGCTCGATGAAGTCCTCGAACGTGGCGGGCATCATGGCCAAGCCGGACGTGGACGGAGGCCTCATCGGCGGCGCGGCGCTCGACGCGGATGAATTCGTCAAGATCTGCCGATACCGGGACCATTCGGCAGTGAGCTGA